TTGCCTGCTGGGCGCTCACCGTGGCCGCCATCCACCTGTATGGGCGTCGCAACGAGGCGCAAAAGGCGGATGCCATCGTGGTGCTGGGCGCGGCCCAGTACGACGGCCGCCCCTCGCCCGTGCTGCAGGCGCGGCTGGACCACGCCATCTCGCTGTATGAAAAGGGAATCGCGCCGCGGATGATCATGACGGGCGGGCAGGCCCCGGGCGACACCGTCAGCGAGGGCGAGGTGGGCCGGCGCTACGCCATGCGGCGCGGCGTTCCCGGCAACGCCATCCTGGTGGAGAAGTCGGGGATGACGACGCTGGAATCCATGCAGTCCGTCTCCGAATTGATGGGCAACCGCAAGATGGACACGGCCGTGCTGGTGAGCGACCCCTTCCACATGCTGCGGCT
This genomic interval from Longimicrobium sp. contains the following:
- a CDS encoding YdcF family protein, producing MTHSDPHAPPPVAPGDRAPAPPRRRDPWPVRIVRGLVKLAIFMVACWALTVAAIHLYGRRNEAQKADAIVVLGAAQYDGRPSPVLQARLDHAISLYEKGIAPRMIMTGGQAPGDTVSEGEVGRRYAMRRGVPGNAILVEKSGMTTLESMQSVSELMGNRKMDTAVLVSDPFHMLRLKLLARLVGFRGYTSPTLTSPISESRSVERKHLIRESFSLPFALLQAL